The Streptomyces pactum genome contains a region encoding:
- a CDS encoding NAD(P)/FAD-dependent oxidoreductase: protein MTRQVDVLVVGGGPAGLVAASLLAVTGVRVEVLERERRAGGVPRHCAHRGFGNWPRALTGPAYARLLADAAVRAGADVRTGVTALDWAGPRTLTTVGPRGAQTLAARAVVLATGARERPRAARLVPGTRPAGVYTTGELQQAVHLYGQHIGTRVVIVGAEDVSYAAADTARTAGADVVALVTDRPRAHTAPARALDARLRRRIPLLTGATVTGLLGHGRLSGVRVRHRDGRTATLPCDTVVFTGDFVPDHELARRGALTLDAGTRGPGVDGALRTSRPGVFAVGSLLHAVESAGTAAREGAYAATAVRDWLTDAEWPASVPLTAHAPLRRIVPNRVTPADGLPYLLRTAAPLTRPVLQVTQNGRRLHREQPGPRTVPPDRPLTLPACWTHRVDPRGGPVRVTVV, encoded by the coding sequence GGGAGTGCCGAGGCACTGCGCGCACCGGGGCTTCGGCAACTGGCCGCGCGCGCTGACCGGCCCGGCCTACGCCCGTCTCCTCGCCGACGCGGCGGTCCGCGCCGGGGCGGACGTACGGACCGGCGTCACCGCCCTCGACTGGGCGGGCCCGCGCACACTGACGACCGTGGGGCCCCGGGGCGCCCAGACCCTCGCCGCCCGGGCCGTCGTCCTCGCCACCGGCGCCCGCGAACGCCCCCGCGCCGCCCGCCTGGTGCCCGGCACCCGCCCCGCCGGCGTGTACACCACCGGCGAACTCCAGCAGGCCGTCCACCTGTACGGACAGCACATCGGCACCCGCGTGGTGATCGTCGGAGCGGAGGACGTCTCCTACGCCGCCGCCGACACCGCGCGCACCGCGGGCGCCGACGTCGTCGCCCTGGTCACCGACCGGCCCCGGGCGCACACCGCGCCCGCGCGGGCCCTGGACGCCCGCCTGCGCCGCCGCATCCCCCTCCTGACCGGTGCCACGGTCACCGGACTCCTCGGGCACGGACGTCTGTCGGGCGTGCGCGTCCGCCACCGCGACGGCCGTACCGCGACGCTGCCCTGCGACACCGTCGTGTTCACCGGCGACTTCGTCCCCGACCACGAACTCGCCCGGCGCGGCGCGCTGACCCTGGACGCCGGCACCCGCGGTCCCGGCGTGGACGGCGCCCTGCGAACCTCGCGGCCGGGCGTCTTCGCGGTCGGCAGCCTGCTGCACGCAGTGGAGAGCGCGGGGACGGCGGCCCGTGAGGGCGCCTACGCCGCGACCGCCGTACGGGACTGGCTCACGGACGCCGAGTGGCCCGCGAGCGTCCCCCTGACCGCTCACGCACCCCTGCGCCGGATCGTCCCGAACCGCGTCACCCCGGCCGACGGCCTCCCGTACCTCCTGCGCACGGCGGCCCCCCTGACCCGGCCGGTCCTCCAGGTCACCCAGAACGGCCGCCGACTGCACCGGGAGCAGCCGGGCCCGCGTACCGTCCCGCCCGACCGGCCCCTGACGCTGCCGGCGTGCTGGACCCACCGGGTCGACCCGCGGGGCGGCCCGGTGCGCGTCACCGTCGTCTGA
- a CDS encoding glycoside hydrolase family 13 protein has translation MAAPNSHRTDDWWRDAVIYQVYPRSFADGDGDGTGDLAGVRARLPYLAELGVDAVWFTPWYLSPLVDGGYDVADYRTIDPAFGTLGEAEKLIAEARELGIRTLVDIVPNHVSDRHAWFRAALAAGPGSAERERFHFRPGRGANGELPPNNWPSQFSGRTWTRVPDGEWYLHLFTPEQPDLNWAHREVRREHEDVLRFWFDRGVAGVRIDSAALLAKDPALADFEEGVDPHPYIDQDELHDIYRSWRAVADEYGAVFVGEVWLPDAERFARYLRPDELHTAFNFNLLSCPWDADRLRRTIDDTLAEHAPVGAPATWVLCNHDVTRTVTRYGREDTGFDFAKKAFATPTDLALGTRRARAAALLTLALPGSVYLYQGEELGLPEADVPLDRIQDPMHFRSGGTDPGRDGCRVPLPWSADAPYCGFGSETEPWLPQPAHWSAYAADRQSADPESMLTLYREALSLRRSTDGFGDGPMRWLPAPRGVLAFQRAGGPVCVVNLSAGPVDLPAHGTLLLRSGPLDADGRLPRDTAVWLGA, from the coding sequence GTGGCAGCCCCCAACTCGCACCGCACCGACGACTGGTGGCGCGACGCCGTCATCTACCAGGTGTACCCCCGCAGTTTCGCCGACGGCGACGGCGACGGAACCGGTGACCTCGCGGGCGTCCGGGCGAGACTGCCGTACCTCGCCGAACTCGGGGTCGACGCCGTCTGGTTCACCCCCTGGTACCTCTCGCCGCTCGTCGACGGCGGCTACGACGTCGCCGACTACCGCACGATCGACCCGGCCTTCGGCACCCTCGGCGAGGCCGAGAAGCTGATCGCCGAGGCACGGGAGCTGGGCATCCGCACCCTCGTCGACATCGTCCCCAACCACGTCTCGGACCGGCACGCCTGGTTCCGGGCGGCGCTGGCCGCCGGTCCGGGCAGCGCGGAGCGGGAGCGCTTCCACTTCCGCCCCGGGCGCGGGGCGAACGGCGAACTCCCGCCCAACAACTGGCCCTCCCAGTTCTCCGGCCGTACCTGGACCCGGGTCCCGGACGGCGAGTGGTACCTCCACCTCTTCACCCCCGAGCAGCCCGACCTCAACTGGGCCCACCGCGAGGTGCGCCGGGAGCACGAGGACGTGCTGCGCTTCTGGTTCGACCGCGGTGTCGCGGGCGTGCGCATCGACTCCGCCGCCCTGCTCGCCAAGGACCCGGCGCTCGCGGACTTCGAGGAGGGCGTCGACCCGCACCCGTACATCGACCAGGACGAGCTGCACGACATCTACCGCTCCTGGCGGGCCGTCGCCGACGAGTACGGGGCCGTGTTCGTGGGCGAGGTGTGGCTGCCCGACGCGGAACGCTTCGCCCGTTACCTGCGGCCCGACGAACTGCACACCGCCTTCAACTTCAACCTCCTGTCCTGCCCCTGGGACGCGGACCGGTTGCGCCGCACCATCGACGACACGCTGGCCGAGCACGCCCCCGTCGGCGCCCCCGCCACCTGGGTGCTCTGCAACCACGACGTGACCCGCACCGTCACCCGGTACGGCCGCGAGGACACCGGCTTCGACTTCGCCAAGAAGGCCTTCGCCACCCCGACCGACCTGGCCCTCGGGACCAGGCGCGCCCGGGCCGCCGCGCTGCTGACGCTGGCCCTGCCCGGATCGGTCTACCTGTACCAGGGGGAGGAACTCGGGCTGCCCGAGGCGGACGTCCCGCTGGACCGGATCCAGGACCCGATGCACTTCCGCTCCGGGGGCACCGATCCCGGCCGGGACGGCTGCCGGGTGCCGCTGCCGTGGTCGGCCGACGCCCCGTACTGCGGTTTCGGCTCCGAGACGGAGCCCTGGCTGCCACAGCCGGCTCACTGGTCGGCGTACGCCGCGGACCGCCAGAGCGCCGACCCGGAGTCGATGCTCACGCTGTACCGCGAGGCACTGTCCCTGCGGCGCTCCACCGACGGTTTCGGTGACGGCCCCATGCGCTGGCTGCCCGCGCCGCGGGGCGTCCTCGCGTTCCAGCGCGCGGGCGGTCCGGTCTGTGTCGTCAACCTGTCCGCCGGACCGGTCGATCTGCCGGCACACGGCACGCTCCTGCTGCGCAGCGGGCCGCTCGACGCGGACGGCCGGCTGCCGCGGGACACGGCGGTGTGGCTGGGCGCCTGA
- a CDS encoding lysylphosphatidylglycerol synthase transmembrane domain-containing protein: protein MLPLLLVTVVAVRHRSVLAEGFGHLATARWPWLLAAACATCLTWVAAACTRQGAVVERLPRRRLLATQFAAGAANHLLPTGLGASAVNLRFMTVCGLPLARSSAALALYLLAESVGRVALLGVLLIAFPDALRLGTLLPEGAVGPLLVVAGAVPVVAAGVLVLAPRLRGALVAFLRTALGEARAVHALPARALALWGGAFAFPALQAAVLVLVGRALGLPVPAGHMAVAYLAATIAVALVPTPGGIGSVEAALVVALVAVGGPAAVATAVVLAFRLMTVWLPLLPGALTLAALVRTRVI, encoded by the coding sequence GTGCTTCCGCTGCTGCTGGTCACCGTGGTCGCGGTGCGGCACCGGTCCGTGCTCGCCGAGGGTTTCGGTCACCTCGCCACCGCTCGGTGGCCCTGGTTGCTGGCCGCGGCCTGCGCGACCTGTCTGACCTGGGTCGCGGCGGCCTGTACCCGGCAGGGCGCCGTGGTGGAGCGGCTGCCGCGGCGGCGGTTGCTCGCCACGCAGTTCGCGGCGGGCGCGGCCAACCACCTGCTGCCGACGGGGCTGGGCGCGAGCGCGGTCAACCTGCGGTTCATGACGGTGTGCGGGCTGCCGCTCGCCCGTTCCTCGGCGGCTCTCGCCCTGTACCTGCTGGCGGAGAGCGTCGGCCGCGTCGCCCTGCTGGGCGTCCTGCTGATCGCGTTTCCCGACGCCCTGCGGCTCGGCACGCTGCTGCCCGAGGGGGCCGTGGGGCCGTTGCTGGTCGTGGCGGGCGCGGTGCCGGTCGTGGCGGCGGGCGTGCTCGTGCTGGCGCCACGGCTGCGTGGGGCGCTGGTCGCCTTCCTGCGGACGGCGCTCGGCGAGGCCCGCGCGGTGCACGCCCTCCCGGCGCGGGCGCTGGCGCTGTGGGGCGGCGCGTTCGCCTTCCCCGCGCTGCAGGCGGCGGTGCTGGTCCTGGTGGGGCGGGCGCTGGGGTTGCCGGTGCCGGCCGGGCACATGGCGGTGGCGTATCTGGCGGCGACGATCGCGGTCGCGCTGGTGCCCACGCCGGGCGGCATCGGTTCGGTCGAGGCGGCGCTGGTCGTGGCGCTGGTGGCGGTGGGCGGCCCGGCGGCCGTGGCCACGGCGGTGGTGCTCGCGTTCCGGCTCATGACCGTCTGGCTGCCGCTGCTGCCGGGGGCGCTGACACTGGCGGCGCTCGTACGGACGCGGGTGATCTGA
- a CDS encoding ATP-binding SpoIIE family protein phosphatase, giving the protein MRERPWLRGVRLIPDPLVGGRRTLKAALRPVTEAVRARRRLAWLNEAGVRIGTTLDLRRTAEELAGFTVPELTDGCAVDLLESVLRFQEGDHFEGETGTPELRAMAVCEIPGLDLAPDPVGEVSLYTADRLVRTCLTTRKPVLIARMEPSDFHAVAPTPEAARLMRRAGVHSYLAVPLIARGVLLGLADFVRAGSRTPFTRADVALAMELASRAAVSIDNARLYGREREHVVTLQRALLPRSSPSTPGLDVSSCYDPAVDPAAVGGDWFDVVALPSGRTALMVGDVMGRGLAAAATMGRLRTVARTLMALDIAPERLLARLDLAARDLEEDQVATCLCAVYDPYGSTFRIASAGHPPPLLTGPDGTASFLDVPAGAPLGAGVIPYDPVDCPVPERGRLTLYTDGLIRSRTGDLATQMERLREAVGDGVPGDGTVCRSVTERVGGDRSDDAIVLIAGARPLGPEGEVYVRTLPPDGKAAGQARTAVREQLVKWGLDDLVDSTELVVSELVGNALRYGNAPGELRLLRHERLSVEVSDSGPDLPQIQHADVSDESGRGLQLINMLCRRWGSCRTPRGKVVWAEQDLPVRAGPAGSP; this is encoded by the coding sequence GTGCGGGAACGACCGTGGCTGCGCGGGGTGCGCCTGATTCCCGACCCCCTCGTCGGCGGCCGCCGTACGCTCAAGGCCGCCCTGCGCCCGGTGACCGAGGCGGTGCGCGCCCGGCGCCGGCTGGCGTGGCTGAACGAGGCCGGGGTGCGCATCGGGACGACGCTGGATCTGCGGCGCACCGCCGAGGAACTGGCCGGCTTCACCGTGCCCGAACTCACCGACGGATGCGCGGTGGACCTGCTGGAGTCGGTACTGCGGTTCCAGGAGGGCGACCACTTCGAGGGGGAGACGGGGACCCCCGAGCTGAGGGCGATGGCGGTCTGCGAGATCCCCGGGCTGGACCTCGCTCCGGACCCGGTGGGCGAGGTGTCGCTCTACACCGCTGACCGGCTGGTACGCACGTGCCTGACCACCCGGAAGCCGGTTCTGATCGCCCGGATGGAGCCGTCCGACTTCCACGCCGTCGCGCCCACCCCCGAGGCGGCCCGTCTGATGCGGCGCGCGGGCGTGCACTCGTACCTCGCGGTGCCGCTGATCGCCCGGGGAGTGCTGCTGGGCCTGGCCGACTTCGTCCGGGCCGGCAGCCGGACCCCGTTCACCCGGGCCGACGTGGCACTGGCCATGGAGCTGGCGTCCAGGGCGGCCGTGTCCATCGACAACGCCCGGCTCTACGGGCGCGAGCGCGAGCACGTGGTCACACTGCAGCGGGCCCTGCTCCCCCGGTCCAGCCCGAGTACCCCAGGCCTCGACGTGTCCTCGTGCTACGACCCGGCCGTCGATCCGGCGGCCGTGGGCGGCGACTGGTTCGACGTCGTCGCGCTGCCCAGCGGCCGTACCGCGCTGATGGTGGGCGACGTGATGGGGCGCGGCCTGGCCGCCGCCGCGACCATGGGCCGGCTGCGGACGGTGGCCCGGACCCTGATGGCGCTCGACATCGCGCCCGAGCGGCTGCTGGCCCGGCTGGACCTGGCCGCCCGCGACCTGGAGGAGGACCAGGTCGCCACCTGTCTGTGCGCGGTCTACGACCCGTACGGCAGCACCTTCCGCATCGCCAGCGCCGGTCACCCGCCGCCGCTGCTGACCGGTCCCGACGGCACCGCCTCGTTCCTGGACGTGCCCGCCGGGGCTCCGCTGGGGGCCGGGGTGATCCCGTACGACCCGGTCGACTGCCCGGTGCCCGAGCGGGGCCGGCTGACGCTGTACACGGACGGTCTGATCCGGTCGCGCACCGGCGACCTCGCCACCCAGATGGAGCGGCTGCGCGAGGCGGTCGGTGACGGTGTGCCCGGGGACGGCACGGTGTGCCGGTCGGTCACCGAGCGGGTCGGCGGTGACCGGTCCGACGACGCGATCGTCCTGATCGCGGGCGCCCGGCCGCTCGGTCCGGAGGGTGAGGTGTACGTACGGACGCTGCCGCCGGACGGCAAGGCCGCGGGGCAGGCGCGGACCGCGGTGCGCGAGCAGTTGGTGAAGTGGGGCCTGGACGACCTGGTCGACTCGACGGAGCTGGTGGTCAGCGAGCTGGTCGGCAATGCCCTGCGGTACGGGAACGCCCCCGGTGAGCTGCGGCTGCTGCGGCACGAGCGGCTTTCGGTGGAGGTCTCGGACTCCGGCCCGGACCTGCCGCAGATCCAGCACGCGGACGTGAGCGACGAGAGCGGGCGCGGGCTCCAGCTCATCAACATGCTGTGCCGGCGCTGGGGCTCGTGCCGCACCCCGCGGGGGAAGGTCGTCTGGGCCGAGCAGGACCTGCCCGTGCGGGCCGGTCCGGCGGGTTCCCCGTAG
- a CDS encoding carbohydrate ABC transporter permease, producing MSTRTLISPAQLARPRGKALYWVTFGGVVTLFTVVFLGPMYWMVSSGFKDTQEVVRTPPTLVPESFEPDNYSQAWNVMDLAGLLGNTLYYAFGALAFQLVLDVAAAYSLSKLRPVFGKAVLGMMLATLMIPATVLVVPQYLTVLDVPVFERNLLNTPWAIWLPSVTNAFNIFLLKRFFDSIPRELLDAASMDGASAVRTLWSIVLPISRPILGVVSIFAIVGVWKDFLWPMLTLPDPAKQTLNVGIYSLSNGVPVNVLIAALTMASLPTLIIFLIFQRHIMSGLTAGGLKG from the coding sequence ATGTCCACACGCACGCTCATCTCGCCGGCGCAGCTCGCCAGGCCCCGCGGCAAGGCCCTGTACTGGGTGACGTTCGGCGGCGTCGTCACGCTGTTCACCGTGGTCTTCCTCGGCCCGATGTACTGGATGGTCTCCAGCGGGTTCAAGGACACCCAGGAAGTCGTCCGGACACCTCCGACGCTGGTTCCCGAGTCGTTCGAACCCGACAACTACTCGCAGGCCTGGAACGTCATGGACCTGGCCGGCCTGCTGGGGAACACGCTGTACTACGCGTTCGGCGCACTGGCCTTCCAACTGGTCCTCGACGTGGCGGCGGCGTACTCGCTGTCCAAGCTCCGCCCGGTCTTCGGCAAGGCCGTCCTGGGCATGATGCTGGCGACGCTGATGATCCCGGCGACGGTGCTGGTCGTGCCGCAGTACCTGACGGTGCTCGACGTGCCGGTCTTCGAACGCAACCTGCTCAACACGCCGTGGGCGATCTGGCTGCCCTCGGTGACCAACGCCTTCAACATCTTCCTGCTCAAGCGGTTCTTCGACTCGATCCCGAGGGAGCTGCTCGACGCGGCGTCCATGGACGGCGCCTCTGCGGTGCGCACCCTCTGGTCGATCGTCCTGCCCATCTCGCGGCCGATCCTCGGCGTGGTGTCCATCTTCGCGATCGTGGGCGTCTGGAAGGACTTCCTCTGGCCCATGCTGACGCTGCCCGACCCCGCCAAGCAGACGCTGAACGTCGGCATCTACTCCCTGTCCAACGGCGTGCCCGTCAACGTGCTGATCGCCGCGCTCACCATGGCCTCGCTGCCGACCCTGATCATCTTCCTGATCTTCCAGCGCCACATCATGAGCGGACTCACCGCCGGCGGCCTCAAGGGCTGA
- a CDS encoding ABC transporter ATP-binding protein, producing METTAWTQLHSVMNAEQERRPLARATLRRIGAFARPHRRRLTRFVLLGVVTALLAVATPVLAGNVVNAIVSGDDEATVVRLALLIALIAVTEAVLGILSRRLSATLGEGLILDLRTAVFDHVQRMPVAFFTRTRTGALVSRLNNDVIGAQRAFSNTLSGVVSNLVTLLLTLAVMLTLSWQITLLALVLLPVFVLPARHMGRRMARMQREAATLNAAMGTRMTERFSAPGATLIKLFGRPEDESAEFADRARRVADIGVRTATAQAAFITALTLVSALALALVYGLGGWFALRGTLDPGAVVALALLLTRLYAPLTALAGARVEVMSALVSFERVFEVLDLAPLIDEKPDARPVPDGPVAVEFDDVRFGYPSADKVSLASLEEVATLDTRGGEEVLHGLSFRAEPGQTIALVGSSGAGKSTIAGLLPRLYDADGGTVRVGGVDVRDLDARSLRDTVGMVTQDGHLFHDTVRANLLLARPGATDTELWDALRRARLTDLVRSLPDGLDTVVGERGYRLSGGERQRMTIARLLLARQRVVILDEATAHLDNTSEAAVQEALTEALEGRTALVIAHRLSTVRAADQILVVEAGRIVERGTHDELLAADGRYAQLHRTRFGRRTPAKAERAA from the coding sequence ATGGAGACCACGGCCTGGACCCAACTGCACAGCGTCATGAACGCCGAACAGGAGCGCAGGCCCCTCGCCCGCGCGACGCTGCGCCGCATCGGCGCGTTCGCCCGCCCGCACCGCCGCCGCCTCACCCGGTTCGTCCTGCTCGGGGTGGTGACGGCGCTGCTCGCCGTCGCCACGCCCGTCCTGGCCGGCAACGTCGTGAACGCGATCGTGTCGGGCGACGACGAGGCGACTGTCGTACGCCTCGCCCTGCTGATCGCGCTCATCGCGGTCACCGAGGCGGTGCTCGGCATCCTCTCCCGCAGGCTCTCGGCGACGCTCGGGGAGGGACTCATCCTGGATCTGCGCACGGCTGTGTTCGATCATGTGCAGCGCATGCCGGTCGCGTTCTTCACACGTACCCGTACGGGAGCGCTGGTCTCCCGACTCAACAACGACGTCATCGGCGCCCAACGGGCCTTCAGCAACACCCTGTCGGGTGTGGTCAGCAACCTGGTCACGCTGCTGCTCACCCTCGCCGTCATGCTCACCCTGTCCTGGCAGATCACCCTGCTCGCGCTGGTGCTCCTCCCGGTGTTCGTGCTCCCGGCCCGGCACATGGGCCGCCGCATGGCCCGCATGCAGCGCGAGGCCGCCACCCTGAACGCCGCCATGGGCACCCGCATGACCGAACGGTTCTCGGCCCCCGGCGCCACACTGATCAAGCTGTTCGGCCGCCCGGAGGACGAGTCGGCCGAGTTCGCCGACCGCGCCCGTCGCGTCGCCGACATCGGCGTGCGCACCGCCACCGCCCAGGCGGCCTTCATCACCGCGCTCACCCTCGTCTCCGCCCTCGCCCTGGCCCTCGTCTACGGCCTCGGCGGCTGGTTCGCCTTGCGCGGCACCCTGGACCCGGGCGCCGTCGTGGCGCTCGCGCTGCTCCTGACCCGGCTGTACGCGCCGCTCACCGCGCTCGCCGGGGCCCGCGTGGAGGTCATGAGCGCCCTGGTCAGCTTCGAGCGGGTCTTCGAGGTGCTGGACCTGGCCCCGCTCATCGACGAGAAGCCCGACGCCCGCCCGGTCCCCGACGGTCCCGTCGCCGTGGAGTTCGACGACGTCCGCTTCGGCTACCCCTCCGCCGACAAGGTCTCCCTGGCCTCCCTCGAAGAGGTCGCCACCCTGGACACCCGGGGCGGCGAGGAAGTCCTGCACGGCCTCTCCTTCCGCGCCGAACCCGGCCAGACGATCGCGCTCGTCGGGTCCTCCGGCGCCGGCAAGTCGACCATCGCCGGGCTGCTGCCACGCCTGTACGACGCCGACGGCGGCACCGTCCGCGTCGGCGGCGTCGACGTCCGCGACCTGGACGCCCGGTCACTGCGCGACACCGTCGGCATGGTCACCCAGGACGGCCACCTCTTCCACGACACGGTCCGCGCCAACCTGCTGCTGGCGCGGCCCGGTGCCACCGACACCGAACTGTGGGACGCGCTGCGCCGGGCCCGCCTGACCGACCTCGTACGGTCCCTGCCCGACGGCCTCGACACCGTGGTCGGCGAACGCGGCTACCGGCTCTCGGGCGGTGAACGCCAGCGCATGACCATCGCCCGGCTGCTGCTGGCCCGCCAGCGCGTCGTCATCCTCGACGAGGCCACCGCCCACCTCGACAACACCTCCGAGGCGGCCGTCCAGGAGGCCCTCACGGAGGCACTGGAAGGCAGGACCGCCCTGGTGATCGCGCACCGGCTGTCCACGGTCCGGGCGGCCGACCAGATCCTGGTGGTGGAGGCCGGCCGCATCGTGGAACGCGGCACCCACGACGAACTCCTCGCCGCCGACGGCCGCTACGCCCAGCTCCACCGCACCCGCTTCGGACGGCGGACCCCGGCGAAGGCCGAACGGGCGGCGTAG